In Amycolatopsis coloradensis, one genomic interval encodes:
- the lexA gene encoding transcriptional repressor LexA yields MAKESKAGNAPRGSGKVRALPEVYEVDETLTVRQQQVLDVIKLWVSRFGYPPSVREIGEAVGLTSTSSVSHQLQALQRKGYLRRDPNRPRAVGVLATTDDNPMGIDVEQPQSAAKAAYVPLVGRIAAGGPVLAEQAIEDVFPLPREIVGEGELFLLSVTGDSMVDAAITDGDWVVVRQQPTADPGEIVAAMIDGEATVKTFKRKDGHIWLMPHNEAYEPIPGDDATILGKVVAVLRRL; encoded by the coding sequence GTGGCTAAGGAGAGCAAGGCGGGGAACGCGCCTAGGGGCTCGGGCAAGGTGCGCGCCTTGCCCGAGGTCTACGAGGTGGACGAGACCCTGACCGTGCGACAGCAGCAGGTGCTCGACGTGATCAAACTGTGGGTGAGCCGGTTCGGCTACCCGCCGAGTGTGCGTGAGATCGGCGAGGCGGTCGGGCTGACCTCCACTTCGTCGGTGTCGCACCAGTTGCAGGCCCTGCAGCGCAAGGGTTATCTGCGACGCGACCCGAACCGCCCGCGTGCGGTGGGGGTGCTCGCCACGACGGACGACAACCCGATGGGCATCGACGTCGAGCAGCCCCAGTCGGCCGCGAAGGCCGCGTACGTGCCGCTCGTCGGCCGGATCGCCGCCGGTGGGCCGGTGCTGGCGGAGCAGGCGATCGAAGACGTCTTCCCGCTGCCGAGGGAGATCGTCGGCGAGGGTGAGCTCTTCCTGCTGAGCGTCACCGGTGACTCGATGGTCGACGCCGCGATCACCGATGGCGACTGGGTCGTCGTGCGCCAGCAGCCCACGGCCGATCCGGGCGAGATCGTCGCGGCGATGATCGACGGCGAGGCGACGGTCAAGACGTTCAAGCGCAAGGACGGCCACATCTGGCTGATGCCGCACAACGAGGCGTACGAGCCCATCCCGGGTGACGACGCCACGATCCTCGGCAAGGTCGTCGCCGTTCTTCGCAGGCTGTAG
- a CDS encoding vitamin B12-dependent ribonucleotide reductase yields MTETVGTGNPATTRTSGKKKQAGGLTVRRVFTTEGVHPYDQVTWENRDVVMTNWRDGTVNFEQRGVEFPGFWSVNATNIVTSKYFRGAVGTPQREQSLKQLIDRVVHSYVNAGREHGYFASPADAEIFEHELTWMLLHQVFSFNSPVWFNVGTTSKQQVSACFILSVDDTMESILNWYREEGLIFKGGSGAGLNLSRIRSSRELLSSGGTASGPVSFMRGADASAGTIKSGGATRRAAKMVVLDVDHPDVEEFVQTKAREEKKIKVLRDAGFDMDLSGSDIASVQYQNANNSVRVSDEFMQAVETEGDFGLRSRTTGEVIDRVDAKKLFRTIARAAWECADPGLQYDDTINDWHTCPESGRITASNPCSEYMHLDNSSCNLASLNLLKFATEDGGFDAPLFAKAVELVITAMDISICFADFPTEAIGDTTRKFRQLGIGYANLGALLMALGHAYDSDGGRALAAAITSLMTGVSYRRSAELAAVVGPYEGYARNAEAHQRVMRKHAAANELVRTYHSNDAAVRALATQEWKRGIELGETSGWRNAQASVLAPTGTIGFMMDCDTTGIEPDFSLVKFKKLVGGGSMQIVNQTVPRALASLGYQAEQIEAIVEYIAQHGHVVDAPGLRQEHYEVFDCAVGERSIAPMGHVRMMAAVQPFLSGAISKTVNMPESATVEEVEEIYFQGWKYGLKALAIYRDNCKVGQPLSTGKKEKAEPEAEKVVEYRPVRKRLPKKRPSQTVSFTVGGAEGYLHAGSYPDDGLGEIFVKLGKQGSTLSGVMDAFSMSISVGLQHGIPLEFYVSKFSNLRFEPAGMTDDPDIRIATSVMDYLFRRLALDYLPYEKRSQLGIFTAGERSAQVEANYGAAPAAEPENVDLDALRSTVDSSSAEPAKVAHSTAELVELNLGTASDAPLCMTCGTKMRPAGSCYACEGCGATSGCS; encoded by the coding sequence ATGACCGAGACCGTGGGAACAGGCAACCCGGCCACAACGCGGACGAGCGGGAAGAAGAAACAGGCCGGCGGGCTCACCGTGCGGCGTGTCTTCACCACCGAGGGCGTCCACCCGTACGACCAGGTCACCTGGGAGAACCGGGACGTCGTGATGACGAACTGGCGTGACGGTACGGTCAATTTCGAACAACGCGGTGTCGAGTTCCCCGGCTTCTGGTCGGTCAACGCGACGAACATCGTCACCAGCAAGTACTTCCGCGGCGCCGTCGGCACACCCCAGCGGGAGCAGAGCCTCAAGCAGCTGATCGACCGCGTCGTCCACTCCTACGTGAACGCCGGTCGCGAACACGGCTACTTCGCGAGCCCCGCCGACGCCGAGATCTTCGAGCACGAGCTGACCTGGATGCTGCTGCACCAGGTGTTCAGCTTCAACTCGCCGGTGTGGTTCAACGTCGGCACGACGTCGAAGCAGCAGGTCTCGGCGTGTTTCATCCTCTCGGTCGACGACACCATGGAGTCGATCCTCAACTGGTACCGCGAAGAGGGCCTGATCTTCAAGGGCGGCTCCGGCGCCGGCCTGAACCTCTCCCGCATCCGTTCCTCGCGTGAGCTGCTGTCCTCCGGCGGCACCGCCTCCGGTCCGGTCTCCTTCATGCGCGGTGCCGACGCCTCCGCGGGCACCATCAAGTCCGGTGGCGCCACCCGGCGCGCGGCGAAGATGGTCGTGCTCGACGTCGACCACCCGGACGTCGAGGAGTTCGTGCAGACCAAGGCCCGTGAAGAGAAGAAGATCAAGGTCCTCCGCGACGCCGGGTTCGACATGGACCTTTCCGGCTCGGACATCGCCTCCGTCCAGTACCAGAACGCGAACAACTCGGTCCGCGTCTCCGACGAGTTCATGCAGGCCGTCGAGACAGAGGGCGACTTCGGCCTGCGGTCCCGGACGACCGGCGAGGTCATCGACCGGGTCGACGCCAAGAAGCTGTTCCGCACCATCGCGCGGGCCGCCTGGGAATGCGCCGACCCCGGCCTGCAGTACGACGACACGATCAACGACTGGCACACCTGCCCCGAGTCGGGCCGGATCACCGCGTCCAACCCGTGCTCGGAGTACATGCACCTGGACAACTCCAGCTGCAACCTCGCCTCGCTGAACCTGCTCAAGTTCGCCACCGAGGACGGCGGTTTCGACGCGCCGCTGTTCGCGAAGGCCGTCGAGCTGGTCATCACCGCGATGGACATCTCGATCTGCTTCGCCGACTTCCCGACCGAGGCGATCGGCGACACCACCCGCAAGTTCCGCCAGCTGGGCATCGGCTACGCGAACCTCGGCGCCTTGCTGATGGCGCTCGGGCACGCGTACGACTCCGACGGCGGCCGCGCGCTCGCCGCCGCGATCACGTCGCTGATGACCGGTGTTTCGTACCGGCGTTCCGCCGAACTCGCCGCGGTCGTCGGGCCGTACGAGGGCTACGCGCGCAACGCCGAGGCGCACCAGCGGGTCATGCGCAAGCACGCCGCCGCCAATGAACTGGTGCGGACCTACCACTCGAACGACGCCGCGGTCCGCGCGCTCGCGACCCAGGAATGGAAACGCGGTATCGAACTGGGCGAGACCAGCGGCTGGCGCAACGCGCAGGCCTCGGTGCTCGCCCCCACCGGCACCATCGGCTTCATGATGGACTGCGACACGACCGGCATCGAGCCGGACTTCTCGCTGGTCAAGTTCAAGAAGCTGGTCGGCGGCGGTTCGATGCAGATCGTCAACCAGACAGTCCCGCGCGCCTTGGCCTCACTCGGCTACCAGGCCGAGCAGATCGAGGCGATCGTCGAGTACATCGCCCAGCACGGCCACGTCGTCGACGCTCCCGGCCTGCGCCAGGAACACTACGAGGTGTTCGACTGCGCGGTGGGGGAGCGGTCCATCGCGCCGATGGGGCACGTCCGGATGATGGCCGCGGTGCAGCCGTTCCTGTCGGGCGCGATCTCCAAGACGGTCAACATGCCGGAGTCGGCGACCGTCGAAGAGGTCGAGGAGATCTACTTCCAGGGCTGGAAGTACGGCCTCAAGGCGCTCGCGATCTACCGCGACAACTGCAAGGTCGGCCAGCCGCTGTCCACCGGCAAGAAGGAGAAGGCCGAGCCCGAGGCCGAAAAGGTCGTCGAGTACCGGCCGGTCCGCAAGCGCCTGCCGAAGAAGCGCCCCAGCCAGACGGTGTCGTTCACCGTCGGCGGCGCCGAGGGTTATCTGCACGCCGGTTCGTACCCGGACGACGGCCTCGGCGAGATCTTCGTGAAGCTCGGCAAACAGGGATCGACCCTCTCGGGCGTGATGGACGCGTTCTCGATGTCGATCTCCGTCGGCCTGCAGCACGGGATTCCGCTGGAGTTCTACGTTTCGAAGTTCTCCAACCTGCGCTTCGAGCCCGCCGGCATGACCGACGACCCGGACATCCGCATCGCCACCAGCGTCATGGACTACCTGTTCCGCAGGCTGGCGCTGGACTACCTGCCGTACGAAAAGCGTTCGCAGCTCGGCATCTTCACCGCCGGCGAACGTTCGGCACAGGTCGAGGCGAACTACGGCGCGGCACCCGCCGCCGAACCGGAGAACGTCGACCTCGACGCCCTTCGGTCCACTGTGGACTCGTCATCCGCGGAGCCGGCCAAGGTGGCGCATTCGACGGCGGAACTGGTCGAATTGAACCTTGGCACCGCCTCCGACGCGCCGCTCTGCATGACCTGCGGCACCAAGATGCGGCCCGCCGGTTCCTGCTACGCCTGCGAAGGGTGCGGAGCGACGTCCGGCTGCAGCTAG
- the nrdR gene encoding transcriptional regulator NrdR, with product MRCPFCRHADSRVVDSREVDEGQAIRRRRSCAACGRRFTTSETMVLAVVKRSGVTEQFSRDKVVRGVRRACQGRPVDDDALQQLAQRVEESIRSAGLAEIPSHEVGLAILGPLRELDGVAYLRFASVYRSFSSVEDFEKEISDLREAMAATPDESDQDAKDG from the coding sequence ATGAGGTGCCCGTTCTGCCGGCATGCGGACTCTCGGGTCGTCGACTCCCGAGAGGTGGATGAGGGTCAGGCGATCCGGCGGAGGCGCTCGTGCGCCGCTTGCGGCCGGCGCTTCACCACTTCGGAGACGATGGTGCTCGCCGTCGTCAAACGATCCGGGGTCACCGAGCAGTTCAGCCGGGACAAGGTGGTCCGGGGGGTGCGCCGCGCCTGTCAGGGCAGGCCGGTCGACGACGACGCGCTGCAGCAGCTCGCGCAGCGGGTCGAAGAATCGATCCGGTCGGCGGGGCTGGCGGAGATTCCGAGTCACGAGGTCGGCCTGGCGATCCTGGGCCCCCTGCGCGAACTCGACGGCGTCGCCTATCTCCGGTTCGCCAGTGTCTACCGCTCCTTCTCCTCGGTCGAGGACTTCGAGAAGGAGATCTCGGACCTTCGTGAGGCCATGGCTGCCACACCGGACGAGAGCGATCAAGACGCGAAAGACGGCTGA
- a CDS encoding LysM peptidoglycan-binding domain-containing protein, giving the protein MSILADRGLVRPSSPRSVPAGVTRPVRVVRGGRAEPLRPPTRARVVAGRRPGVATVSPACPAPRRLPLRWPSLVGMALLVAGVITGLGLFLAGVPGAAVPERTTTVSVSAGETLSDLAARFAPGSDTGAVVAKIKELNSLEDAVLVPGLPLAVPVAAEVAEGGR; this is encoded by the coding sequence ATGTCGATTCTGGCCGATCGAGGACTGGTGCGGCCCAGTTCCCCCAGGTCCGTTCCGGCAGGGGTGACCCGGCCCGTGCGGGTGGTGCGGGGCGGGCGTGCCGAGCCCCTGCGCCCGCCGACCAGGGCGCGGGTCGTGGCGGGCCGCCGCCCCGGTGTCGCCACCGTCTCCCCGGCTTGCCCGGCTCCGCGTCGGCTCCCGCTCAGGTGGCCGTCGCTCGTCGGGATGGCCTTGCTCGTCGCCGGAGTCATCACCGGATTGGGTCTGTTCTTGGCCGGTGTTCCCGGCGCCGCGGTGCCCGAACGGACCACGACGGTGTCCGTTTCCGCAGGGGAGACCCTGTCCGATCTCGCGGCACGTTTCGCGCCAGGAAGTGACACCGGTGCGGTCGTCGCCAAGATCAAGGAACTCAACTCCCTGGAAGACGCCGTTCTCGTCCCCGGATTGCCGCTCGCGGTGCCGGTCGCGGCCGAGGTCGCGGAAGGCGGGAGGTGA